The sequence tgtgtagtgtcacATTATAGAGTTCTACATAGATGAGATTACAACTGATTTAAAATCAAACACATATTCCATGCGCAATCACATTGTTCTCCCTCTCTATTTACACACAAACATTTCTTACATACCTATTACATCATGTACTATAATTACACGCATGCATCTCACACATGGCCTATTACATGATTTactataattacaaaatcacagtacataaatgtgaccgggcctgcgaaaacaggacatgtgggcacaaactgcaCCCCATTACTCTACAGATCATATCGCAGTagtggaacagaatatttgtattctatAACTTACATcataatgccaattaaatgcttactaagagctgaaagtTGCGCAAAAGTATGTACTCTTTTATTAAGTATGTACTAGCTGTTCCAAGTAAACCTTCCCAGTCATGATAATGTTTATTATTTGCATCCCTTAGGGCGCTATATATATATGaaggcagtggatactgaacaGAAAGTCAGTTCAATAAGCCGTACTGGCTATTGAACTGACTTCACTAGCCACTTCCGAACAATtgacatagctagctagtcatTTTTTTAGTTCCCATGACAAAAAAGACATGATCACATGTTGTAATGGTTAAATGAAACAACTGAGTCGCCTGTTTACTTTATTCCTTTTACTGATACATTAATGGTCTACATGTTCAGTGTACATATACCAGTTCCGTTTGGGACTGCACGATGACGTCAATAAAAACGTGACATCACGCAAACCGCTTGTTTTCAAATTTTTCTAACGGAGCAGTGTCACAGCGAGCTGAGAACGGGCTAGCTAACCACACAGCACAAGGTAATTTCTATTGCACTTGTACATATCTACATGTGTGGTATACTGCATGGTGTATTTCAAACAATGAGTCCTCGAGGAGTCaagaaataaattttaaaagtcCGGTCTGACGGCGATGAGCCCTGACTTGATGGTCGGGTTAGGCTGCATGGTAGCCACTAACTAGCTACTTCAGCCAATAGGCTTAATGAGAATTGAGCTGAGCATTATTAGCCAGCAGATACTTTCGCAGTCACGAGAGACAATAAAGTttgctagtctcgtgcccagaccgcttttttttctttttgtttttcttttttctccgcccccacacaaagaaaaaagcggtctgggcacgagactagaaGTTGGCGTCTCGATTCAAGGGGATGGCACTTTAATATAccctgtactctgatcttcaTCCTCGGTCAAAGTGAAAGTCAAAAGTCAAGCTAGAATTTTGCAGCTGGTCAAAGAATAAGCATGATTTGTAAGGTGTAAAAGAGCATCCTATTGGCGACTACAAGCAACCTCAAACATATCACATCTTCACAAAACTTCATGACAAACTCTTTCATGCATTATGTAGCTTTTACAGTATCTAAGGTAACTCCAAAACGAACATCgcaaatattaattttagtcaTTACCAACAACACAATCTGATTGGTGTGACCTGTTTTTGTGAATGGACGGGTGCCGCCACACTAATTTGCATGCGagtgggcggtccatttccactgtaagattggcagcttttcaagccaaaTTTTCCTGGCTAAACTATTAGCTACATTTTTTTTTGATTTATAGTTTTGCATCACCGCTGCCTCCACATTCATTACTGCTATAATTGATCATGTGCACTGGCATCTCGATGTTTAGACAAACTAGCCATCATTTTCAGCTACGGGTAAAGTGTAAGCATAAGCTTTAAGTAGGCCTTTGATTATACTTGTAGTGACAGGTGGCTGATGAAAAATGACCACCCACACACATCAAAGCTGAGGAGGTGGCTGATAAGAAACTAGCTAGCAATCTGGCCTAATGGTTATTGCCATTTATTATTGTTATGCCAGCCAACACCTGTTGAGGTAGGTAGGGGAAAATCCAAGATTTCACATACTAACAGGGACAAAGCTTTATGATGCATGGGGCTCAAAAATGAGGTGTATAGCTAGTTGGTTGACATGCATAAGTAACATAACTAGTCTTGTATGCAAGTACACTAAGCATGTTGGACCATTGGAAAGAATGGAAATGGAAGCAAAACATGGAAAATGGAAATAATCTTCATTATACATGTATGATACCTTACTTTGTAGCCACCTCTTTATGACCATCTTGCTACAAAGACCAGACTGAGTTTACAAAGGCCACATGTATGAGTGTGTTGAATTTACTTAGATCCTAGTCATGGCCTCATAATAAGACCATCCTATTGTTTTACTTGAGCATATACTTGATTTGACCTTTTCCATTTTACTATTGATTTTACCACTATACATTGCATATCATGGTGTCAGTACTATAGTATAAATATTGTCTAGTTTTGGATTGAACACATAAAATTCCAAGGCAGTTCTGGAAAGAAAAAATGTCTGCTACACCTGAAGCAAAAAAGAAGAAGACAGACTATAGTTCACCAAGATTTGGTGGCAAGGTAGCAATAGTCACTGGAGGAGCTTCGGGGATTGGATTAGCAACAGTAGAACAACTGGCTCAAGAAGGAACAAGCGTTGCTATCTTTGATATCGACAAGTCAGCAGGAGAGAAAGTATGAGTATGGCAAATGTATTAgttgtgtatacatgtgtacagAGTCTCTATTGTAGTTAGTAGATCTCATGTCTTAAACCTCTGGGTTTcatttaattaaaaatcttgaaaattgtcATTGATGCTTATTtcttatgctcaaaattattggCACAATCCTAGGTTTGATCTTAAGAAGGAGCATTCTTGTATCAGAAATACATTACATGTCAGCTTGCTTAATGGTATTATTGTTCTCCATCCATCCATATTTACTTACGTATTTTTTAGAAATCTTAGTGAAATACACTAAATAATTGAGTGCTGTTTGGTATAACTCTAAGATCataatattaaactattttTACTTGTAAAAAGTACGGCTATTAGCTAACCTTGTTGATAAAAATTAACTAATGATATTACTAGCTAAGTTTTCTCCATCTCTGTAGGCTGTTGAAGAGTTTAGTTTACAAGGAATGAATGTGACCTTTTATGAGGTGGATATTTCAGACAAGGATCAATGTGTAGCAGCAGTGAAGAAAGTTGCAGATAATAACAATGGGCTTGTACACTTCCTGGTCAACAGTGCTGCATTCTTTTCCTTCAAAGGAATCACAACAGATAAGGAAGACTGGGATAACTCTTTTGGTGTAAACGTAGTCGGCTTTGCTAACATGGTACAGGCTTGCTATCCATACATGAAAGAGATGAAAGGAGTTGATAAGTCAGTGGTAAATATTTCCAGTGCTGCAGCTCACCGATCATTAAAAGATCGTTGGGCATATTCAGCTAGCAAGGGTGCCATTATAAGTATTACAAAGTGTATGGCTTTGGATCTATCTATTGATGGCATAAGAGTAAATTCCATCAGCCCTGGCTGGGTGTGGACACCAATAGTGATGAAACTTGCTGCTGAAGATGGAGGTAGAGAAAAATGGGAGCCAATATGTGCAAACTATCATATGCTGAGAAGATTCTGTGAGGCGAGTGAAGTAGCCAGTGCCATCTGCTTCCTACTCAGTCAAGATGCTTCTTACATCACGGGTACAGATTTGCCAGTTGATGGTGGCTTCACATCTATGAGTCCTGAAGGATATGGAGAGAGTATATAGTTTTGCTGAGTCCAGCTA comes from Dysidea avara chromosome 4, odDysAvar1.4, whole genome shotgun sequence and encodes:
- the LOC136252885 gene encoding 3-oxoacyl-[acyl-carrier-protein] reductase FabG-like — protein: MSATPEAKKKKTDYSSPRFGGKVAIVTGGASGIGLATVEQLAQEGTSVAIFDIDKSAGEKAVEEFSLQGMNVTFYEVDISDKDQCVAAVKKVADNNNGLVHFLVNSAAFFSFKGITTDKEDWDNSFGVNVVGFANMVQACYPYMKEMKGVDKSVVNISSAAAHRSLKDRWAYSASKGAIISITKCMALDLSIDGIRVNSISPGWVWTPIVMKLAAEDGGREKWEPICANYHMLRRFCEASEVASAICFLLSQDASYITGTDLPVDGGFTSMSPEGYGESI